A single genomic interval of Pyrus communis chromosome 5, drPyrComm1.1, whole genome shotgun sequence harbors:
- the LOC137733204 gene encoding uncharacterized protein At1g28695-like, translated as MESRHATILCLLFAGLVLVFIFNQTSYGSIPLFVFQSSQYCNSSTQSNTRNYTDALESTLSEASMANKTVIIAIVNEAYVEGDKPMLDLFLDGFWLGEDTRGLISHLLLVAVDQTSFERCRFLHLHCYKLEADDHANFEAEKLYMSQEFIKMMWRRTLFLKDLLKRGYSFVFTDIDVMWLRNPFPRLNSFNESMDLQISADKFNGDQWSESNPINTGFYMVRSNNRTISLFEKWYNRKNNSTGVKEQDVLDSMMHEGVFIELGLSVKFLDTLYFSGFCEVSKDFKAVTTVHANCCRTISAKVADLTAVIHDWKKFESLSNSNQTSSLKWTNHVNCEGSWKDFNVTLG; from the exons ATGGAAAGTAGACATGCTACAATATTATGCCTTCTCTTTGCTGGTTTGGTACTGGTTTTTATATTCAACCAGACCTCATATGGATCGATACCACTGTTTGTCTTCCAGTCTAGCCAATACTGTAATTCCTCTACCCAG AGCAACACAAGAAATTATACAGATGCGCTTGAATCAACTTTATCCGAGGCTTCCATGGCAAACAAGACTGTGATAATTGCAATTGTAAATGAGGCCTATGTAGAAGGAGATAAGCCAATGCTTGATTTGTTTTTAGATGGTTTCTGGCTTGGAGAAGACACAAGAGGCTTGATTTCTCACCTACTTCTTGTTGCGGTCGACCAAACATCTTTCGAACGTTGTAGGTTTCTCCACCTTCACTGCTACAAACTCGAAGCAGATGATCACGCCAATTTTGAGGCTGAGAAACTCTACATGTCACAGGAATTTATTAAGATGATGTGGAGGAGAACTCTCTTCCTCAAAGATTTGCTCAAGCGGGGCTACAGTTTCGTATTCACG GACATAGATGTGATGTGGCTAAGGAATCCATTTCCAAGGCTAAATAGCTTCAATGAGAGCATGGATCTTCAAATCAGTGCTGATAAGTTCAATGGGGATCAATGGTCCGAATCCAACCCGATCAACACAGGCTTTTACATGGTCAGATCCAACAACCGAACAATTTCGTTATTTGAAAAGTGGTACAACAGGAAGAATAACTCCACCGGAGTGAAAGAGCAGGATGTTTTAGACAGCATGATGCATGAAGGTGTTTTCATAGAATTAGGCCTCAGTGTGAAATTTTTAGACACGCTTTATTTCAGTGGCTTCTGTGAAGTCAGCAAGGACTTCAAAGCTGTCACGACGGTTCATGCCAATTGCTGCCGAACTATAAGCGCCAAGGTGGCTGATCTGACGGCGGTGATTCATGATTGGAAGAAGTTCGAGAGCTTATCGAATTCGAACCAGACATCGAGTTTGAAATGGACTAACCATGTGAACTGTGAGGGTTCCTGGAAAGATTTCAATGTGACCTTGGGCTAG